The nucleotide window TCAAGTGTTACTTTCAAGTATCACGCAGATGGCTTTCAGTTGTGGGTTGCACAGAGACCCCGACAATTTTCCTCAGTTGAATGCTGTAGCTCACACCCAACCTGATTCTACTGGTAATGCAAATACGCAAGGAAACACCTCCACTACACAAGGGAATGGAACAACTAAAATCAACAAAGAAGCACGAGCAAATACTGAAAGGTTTAAGCATACGTGGAGAAAAACATGGTATTATATTGTTTCATTGGACGTGCAGCAATCTTTATCATTGGGAACGCCACGGTTGTTGAGGAATCTGAAGGATTTTAGTGATACAAAATTGCCTTCTGCTTCCAAAATTGACTACGTTCGCGATATAAAAGAGCTTGTGATTGTAAAAAATACCACGttgtttttccagataGATTTATGTATAGTTGCCGTGCTGAACCACATTTTGAATGTCTCATTGGCTAAGACTGTTAGAAAATTCGAATTGGATGCTCTGATAAACTCACTAAGTGATTTGACTCatggaaagaagaatataaGTGAAGTTGTCAGTGGACTGATTAATTCGGGGCTCCTCTTCACAACGGAAGGAGTCGTGGATCAAAATTCGGATGAAGTGTATGGTTTACCAAGTCTAGAGGAGATTTTATTACAAAAAGCAAGAGGAATGGATAATGAAGTCGATAAAAAGCTTGATCTTGCGCACGAGTCTACAACAAAGGCACTGTTCTTTTCGAAACATCTTACAATAAGAATGCTTCTCTATCTGCTGAATTATATACTATTCACGCATTACGAGCCAATGGGATCTGAGGATCCGGGTACAACTAGCATGGCTAAGGAATATGCCCAGGAAGCTTTAAATTATGCTCTGGATGGTTACAGAAATTGCATgctgtttttcaataacCTTAAGACATCCGGCACCACAAGTTCAATGTTCGGTTATATGGAAGTTGTTCTGGCACCCCAGTGTTTGGACGTGGGCCATCGTGCTTTGCAGTTTATCGTGTGTTTAGTGCTGAGGGCTAAATGTGGCCCCCTTACAGGTATGGGAGAAAGCGCAATCATTAGCAATGGTGTGGTTAGTAGTAGCGAGGATGAGCACGAAGCGTCtacttcaaagaaaagggAAACCACTGCGGAATTGGATGACGATGTTGCTAAAGAAATAAGTCTTGACTTGGGTGAATCACTGGCGGATTTGCTTCTCGAGAGAATGATTTTATTTCACAAAATGGCAAAACAAGCCTGTATAAAATACCATTATGCTATTCGAATGATGAAATCTACCGGATTTTTCATTGCGTTATTGAGGAACCCAAGTTCCAAGATGAAACATGAACAAAGGATAGGAAGTTTGTTAAGCGATAAGAGGGAGCTTTCCAACATGTCTGGCTTTCTGAAGAACGTCCCTTCACTTATTCTGTCGGCAGATGGGGAGCAACTAAAAAGATGTCCAGTTTATCAGGATGCTGTAGGATTTGTAACACCAAAAGGTTCAactcatcatttttcaactgcaGCATCGAATAATAGTGCTCGTATTGGTACCCAACTCCCTCCCCTCAGGTCTTATAAGCCAATAACTTATAACAGCAGTAATGTCCGACGGACTTCTGAAGAGGACGAACCTGATGTCAAGAGACGTCACTTGAGCACTGCGACATCGGAACCCATGAAACTGACTGATCTGGTTTCGTCTCCATTGCCCCCAATGCAGCGCATGTCTCCGCCAGCAATGGCATCCGTGGGGGCACCCCAGGGTTTGGGTAATTTGCCACCCTTGGATAGAATCGCTGGTCAATTAACCCCAGTGCCAATCCAAAATACACCCGTTCTCAACACAGTAAGCAATACGTTTCCAAATAGTACTGGAGTCACGTCCTCCAACGATATACAATTTAGTGGAGTCGGGAATTTCACTTCACCTGAGTCAGAGGTCTCTTCTGTGCACTATACACCAGCGTTCgaagattttttgatgcaGAACTCTAACTTTAACGGAATAATGATCAATCCATCTAGTATAGTAGAGGCAGTTGGCTTTCACAACTTTGACAGTGGTGATATACCTATGGGCAATGAGACAGTAGATTTTCTGCCCATTGATAACACAGCTATCGACGGCCTGTCCGAGTTAGCAGCGGACTTTCCCGTCTGGGAGTAGCATATACGATGTTCATATAATATATAGAGGTAATTAAAGGgcatttgaattcatttaTCTTGGTAATCACATGTTTCAGCAACAATCATATAAGATTGAATACTTTTGCTTTTTGCTTGGTAATTTTCAATCATCTTTGCCTTTTAGGTTTTACAGCTACGGTGGTATCTGCTATCCCACCAGAAGAGAttgcattttcatcatgCTTTTTTGATGCACTATAGGTGAAAGAATATAATATATAAAACTTAGATCTGTGGAAGGCACTAATCAGGAAAgagatttttgaagacATAAAACGACACCTCAATGACCAAATCTGAAATCAAGTCTACGAGAGCCAACGTCTGCAGTATTACTAACATAGTAGTCCTTCTCCCCCTCTGACATTGCATTCCATATTTTAGCTCTCTTGTTATTTATAAAAATGTAGAGCAATTTGCTTCCAATCAATATTGGAAGCAGTGCAATAGCTAACCCAAAAAGAACAGCGTTTCCTTTTCGATAAAGAGGTGCATCGTTTCTTGTATAAATGTTAGATGCAATAATGGACCCTGCCTGAACAAACATATTATACAATGAGGAAGAAACCGTTCTTGTTTTGATGGACTGTGAATTTCTTGAGCACAAAGACACGCAGATGGCATGAATGTAGGGATTACCCAAAGCCAATGTGATAACTACATATGTACCCCATTTATTAACCATTGTACCACTCCAGAATCGCAAGATGCCAAGTAATGGAATTGTATACAGCGGCTGTACCAAGCTGACGCCAAGCCTGTTGTTCATCCTCTCACTTAACCAAGTTACAATCAGCAGTAAAACAATATGAATGGCATAATTCGGGATTGCAAGTAGATTGACctgaaaagtttggaagccaatatctttcaaaactaACGTTAAATATGCGGTCAAGACACCACTTGGAATATATGCAATGAGACCAATCAAGTAGATGGGCCACAAATAATAATCTGAAATTGCCTGCCACAGCATTTTTGGTGTTATTCCTTGTCTATTATTCATGTCACCTTTAGTAGGATCGTCTCTCAGAATTTTGTTTACAATAATCTTCTCCTCCCTTTCCGTGAACCAACCTTTCTTATTCCATGGTTTTTTGGTTTGCACAACAGAAGGAACCATTAAGAAGAAAGCAGATACACCAATTATCAAAGTGAATAGACCCTCTATGAGAAAGAGCCATTGCCAACCAGCCATTCCAGAGATACCTCTCATCTGCAGCACTCCATAAGCCAAAATCGATGTTACGATTTGTGTCAATGACAAAGTTgtccaaaaaaaagataatcTTATAGACAATTCAGATGCAGTGTAAAAATACGACATCCAAAGAACCAAATCTGGTATAAATCCACCCTCAAGGAGACCTAGCAAAGCTCTGCATGCATAAAAGGAATGTTTCCCTGTCATTTTGCATTGCAAAATCGCCACGACAGACCATAATGTCATCTGGATTGGAATCCAAACATCAGCACCTAACCTCTTCGAGATTAGTTGTGAAGGTAATTCAGCACataaaaatgtcaaataAAATATAGTGTTACCAACATTATAGTTACTGGTAGTCATTCCCAAATCGTCAAGCAGATTGTCCGCAACAGCCTGCGCTAAATTACCCCTATCGACTTGTAAAGCGACAAACATAAAACAAGCAAGAAGAGTTACGTGCAATTCCAATTTTCTTGTCACTCTTTTCTCCTCTTTACCAGACCACTTGAAACTGGGGTCAAATTTCTCTCGGCATTCATAATGAGTTGACTCGTACAGTTCTCTGTAGTGCACTTCAACAGCAGAATTTAAAAACGGGTTTTGCAGCCCCTTCAACGATTTCTCCTCCTCTACAGCGTCACTGTATGAATAGGTGATATCAGTGGAGGAAGAATCCTCAAATTGAGCAACTATTTCATTGCTTGCAACTTCATTGACCTGGCATTCAATACCCTTACTCTCTGACATTTTTATAGAGCAATGTGAATTGTTAGCACTCCCAGGGGAAGAAAGATTCTGCCTCACTGACAAAATGAAACTTAATCTGATTACCTCATCTtatatcttcaataaaaGAACGAACCAACCATCCCAATGGCCTCTATTCAGAGGCATTGAGACACTTCGAAGTCAATGAGGACCCGATgtatccaaaaaaaagtcCGAGCTCCCCACAGACTTCGCGTATTGTGGAAATTTGGTGCAGCCCTCTATTCTAGACCTGCTACCTACCTGGGAAACGCACAACGATGAGCATACACACTTGCAGTTCTGTATGTGTCAGAACGTTaagaaaagttttcttAAGGGTTGAATACCTACCCTATTGCGAACTGGAATCATTTGGAAGGGCTGAGTAATCAATACTGCGATGCTATCTGAGGCTgtagctgaaaaatttcattgacTTTCACCTTAAATCAATCATTGTTCTGTTGTTCAAGAGTCGCACCGCGCGCCACAATTAAGAGCCGAAATATAAAGAACCCTTCAATATCGGAGACACCAGTGATTGTCTTATAAGAGATCAAGTTCGCGAAGGAAGTCTATGTGTCTTCTGATGCAGTAAATTGTGGGACGGCGCACCAGGAATAAGCTGAAATAAAATTCATCTACAGCAGGTAGATTAGCTTCTAAAAACTATCGATTTATTCTGTTGCTTTGCAATAGCAAAGGATGTCGGAATAGACCTTAACTTAGTAGTCCAACAGCATTTTCCACAATGTCAGCTCACAGAATTGCGACTTGCACGAAAAACATTTGACGCCTATGtgatctttctttttctgtatCAGGCATCCATCTGTTAATCGAGTGTTACTAAATCTCGGTTTGGTACTTGGGAGAGCCATTCTTGGAGAAAGATGGAAGCCTGCCTAATGGCTCCATGCCTCTTTACGTTTCGGGCAGCCGTCCAGATTCTCAATCATAGAGCAGCTCTTCAAAGAGGAAAACGGTACAGTGCTTTGAATAGTTTCCTGTTGAATTCCAAAGTCTTTGTAGGCCTGGGTTTCATCAGCGCAGATGTATCTACATTTTATTTAAAGGGCATATATTTCTGAAGCGAAATTAATCTCATTGTCAGCAGCATATTCTTTTCCCGATTCAATTAAGCTCTGTGGTCCACAAGCAAGAAGCCAAGTGTCATCCAATTGTGAATGCTCCACGAAGTGAGCAAGGTCCGTCGCCCACTGCATTCTTCTGCCAAAATTAATTGAAGTTGGTTTATATTTAGAGACCAGTACAGCAGCATCGTTGTCAACAAGAGCACCGTTCTCGTCTAGCTGTTCATTAGACATAGATTCTAGCTCAAATTCCAAGTCTGCATCTTCCTGTGGCTCTTCCGATAGCCTGCCACTGTCACTGTTCGTCACGAAAATATGGAATTCAGAGTAGCTATTAAGCGAAATCGTAGTTGCCAGACCCTCAAGGACCCTTAATTGATACTTGTTTCGCACAATCCAtaccatttgaagaaattcaacGGCAAGCTTTTCCTTATAGTACTTGTATAATGGTAATCCAAAGGATATACCGCTACCACCACAAACAATGCACACtctttttgcattttcGAGACATGATCTTGGAATCGCAGGAGCATATGGTTGGCTCACTGTGTACTCAACGCCTCGCTCTATCTTGAAGGATCGTGGATGTTTATTTTCTAAAATGATAAGATCGATTTCAGAGTCGGACGGTAAGGATGCAATTGTATATGGGTGAGATGGTAGCAACCAATACAGCGGATTCAATCGTCTGTATGCGCTAATTCTAATGTGGGAGCCGGGTTCAAAATCTGCAGGCAACGCAGAGCGAGGTAAGTGtacatttatcaaattaCTATCTTTATAATCCGTGATTTTATCCAGTATAGCGGCCCTTCTTGAAAGAACTTTTGTAAATGCCTGATAACAAAGTAAAGCAACATTCACGAGTAAATAAGGGAATGTTACACCAGGTCTTGCATGTAAACCTGTCAAAAGTACCAAACTTAATAGAACTATATTATGTGTAACATAAAATAAATTGTAGTTGATTCTTCTCAGAGGTCCACTCGAAAAAATGACTAGAAGCAATAccaaaaacatcaaaacGAGACCAATAAagtttttatattttaaTATTTGCGTGACAGTGGATCTTGTATCATCCAGTGCCCAGTATACGAGAAACAGAACCCCATGGATCATGCCAACCATAACAATTACTCGTGAAAGCCATTTATGCAATGGAATTAGATCTGTATAGGTATAGTA belongs to Zygotorulaspora mrakii chromosome 1, complete sequence and includes:
- the HAP1 gene encoding Hap1p (similar to Saccharomyces cerevisiae HAP1 (YLR256W); ancestral locus Anc_1.380), whose protein sequence is MSISSHSPILGANEGSNNAASSTSENKQKRKRNRVPLSCTICRKRKVKCDKGRPHCQQCIKTGVAHLCHYMEQSWAEEAEKEISKESELKQLRERVKCLEESLSKVHSSACSNTPESNILGLDEITSAPASHCGEEPKSISQQNKYNNDELDLTRQFDMLHLKNNGTIHLGATHWLAIMKGDPYLKLLWGHIFSVREKLAEWYSQKRKVPNQKTNHNMSATGQPARCPVDHTKLHAEMGKQQPRCPVNQQALRKCPVDHASLSENMGNMMNASSVSRCPVNHGTMTVKQEQDKTGLQLPGRPSLSNGRSLPSFENLTSKCPLTRGPFTPLNDPVNNTKQQSPPLPRPMQQQQQQQQAHSGIRDESPQSIELVTARICQLLPPKRVIFSFIDKFFKQIYPVIPIIDEQNFKHHMNQILQIKPYPNGDEEPVAQLRLTKLADFCNLGILVIILRLTWLSLPANACEINLGPGCASFLMPQATTSTISQAKEESLLNKYETPVEVLELVRERLIKFDEISSISNSNVNLTTIQFAIFYKLYLMCWANDKPTQSGDSDMLLSSTANNGGGQDNETHQVLLSSITQMAFSCGLHRDPDNFPQLNAVAHTQPDSTGNANTQGNTSTTQGNGTTKINKEARANTERFKHTWRKTWYYIVSLDVQQSLSLGTPRLLRNLKDFSDTKLPSASKIDYVRDIKELVIVKNTTLFFQIDLCIVAVLNHILNVSLAKTVRKFELDALINSLSDLTHGKKNISEVVSGLINSGLLFTTEGVVDQNSDEVYGLPSLEEILLQKARGMDNEVDKKLDLAHESTTKALFFSKHLTIRMLLYLLNYILFTHYEPMGSEDPGTTSMAKEYAQEALNYALDGYRNCMLFFNNLKTSGTTSSMFGYMEVVLAPQCLDVGHRALQFIVCLVLRAKCGPLTGMGESAIISNGVVSSSEDEHEASTSKKRETTAELDDDVAKEISLDLGESLADLLLERMILFHKMAKQACIKYHYAIRMMKSTGFFIALLRNPSSKMKHEQRIGSLLSDKRELSNMSGFLKNVPSLILSADGEQLKRCPVYQDAVGFVTPKGSTHHFSTAASNNSARIGTQLPPLRSYKPITYNSSNVRRTSEEDEPDVKRRHLSTATSEPMKLTDLVSSPLPPMQRMSPPAMASVGAPQGLGNLPPLDRIAGQLTPVPIQNTPVLNTVSNTFPNSTGVTSSNDIQFSGVGNFTSPESEVSSVHYTPAFEDFLMQNSNFNGIMINPSSIVEAVGFHNFDSGDIPMGNETVDFLPIDNTAIDGLSELAADFPVWE
- the AIM14 gene encoding putative metalloreductase (similar to Saccharomyces cerevisiae YGL160W; ancestral locus Anc_1.379); its protein translation is MESYELIKRHGETHFANIKYGYYTLAISIIYLAFLVALRSVVNGKPTNSSSSKWKRFLYQLYSINPGVHLAIIWIPLLVPFYHHYSIVQHTTVYLKRLGRLSYVLLSLNMVLNVRPNWLFRKYYTYTDLIPLHKWLSRVIVMVGMIHGVLFLVYWALDDTRSTVTQILKYKNFIGLVLMFLVLLLVIFSSGPLRRINYNLFYVTHNIVLLSLVLLTGLHARPGVTFPYLLVNVALLCYQAFTKVLSRRAAILDKITDYKDSNLINVHLPRSALPADFEPGSHIRISAYRRLNPLYWLLPSHPYTIASLPSDSEIDLIILENKHPRSFKIERGVEYTVSQPYAPAIPRSCLENAKRVCIVCGGSGISFGLPLYKYYKEKLAVEFLQMVWIVRNKYQLRVLEGLATTISLNSYSEFHIFVTNSDSGRLSEEPQEDADLEFELESMSNEQLDENGALVDNDAAVLVSKYKPTSINFGRRMQWATDLAHFVEHSQLDDTWLLACGPQSLIESGKEYAADNEINFASEIYAL